In Metopolophium dirhodum isolate CAU chromosome 7, ASM1992520v1, whole genome shotgun sequence, one genomic interval encodes:
- the LOC132949445 gene encoding malonate--CoA ligase ACSF3, mitochondrial isoform X1, giving the protein MKMVLCRKLLSRPFYSCCIRQLSSEAFKNICKDDSSLSPIYRLASQWPNNIAVVDKSGEHTYSSIFNSSVTLSKIIEKSLHGEIQERVAILCPNDASYVVAQWASWMSGQIIVPLSPLHPAAMLEYFISDSDAKVILTTAQFEDIVRPLAEKFNQKYLLLEDHITMDFKPLGKTSFEENDKVEMLNIDNNLSDEQFFDSNAMIIYTSGSTGSPKGVLLTHHNLNAQINCLKTAWNWTNKDVILHALPLNHIHGIVNALMCPLHSGARCVMLPKFNATDVWTWLLAIEQYYGYRVNMFMGVPTMYVKLIENYEKMFEKNDRMVEYVKAVCSQKIRLMVSGSAPLPDTLFSRWEQITGHKLLERYGMSEIGMALSNPLNGERKPGFVGQPLPGVNVRIVKDDIILLEGNSKNIKIVNSVKCDSIEGYSGDLQINGKNVFKEYWRKPESTKKEFTEDGWFKTGDSVNYVDDSFKILGRTSIDIIKTGGYKVSALFVETIMLQNKIIKDIAVVGLPDSTWGQRIGALIVIDEQHTINVEHKKLKKDLKCWAETVLPPYSIPTVINIVEEVPRNALGKVDKKSLLKNSFLKYLEI; this is encoded by the exons ATG AAAATGGTGTTGTGCAGGAAATTGCTTTCCAGACCTTTTTACAGTTGTTGTATTCGACAGCTTTCTTCCGAAGCATTCAAAAACATATGCAAGGATGATTCTTCTCtatcacctatatatag GTTGGCTTCACAATGGCCAAACAACATTGCAGTTGTAGACAAGTCTGGAGAACACACTTATTCCTCAATATTCAACAGCAGTGTCACATtgtcaaaaataatagaaaaatcttTACATGGAGAAATTCAAGAACGCGTTGCTATCTTATGTCCAAACGATGCGTCTTATGTAGTTGCTCAGTGGGCTTCATGGATGAGTGGGcaaataa TTGTACCTTTAAGTCCACTTCACCCAGCTGCAATGTTAGAATATTTCATAAGCGATAGCGATGCTAAAGTCATATTAACTACTGCTCAGTTTGAGGATATTGTACGTCCTTTAGCTGAAAAATTTAACCAAAAGTATCTTTTACTTGAAGACCATATTACTATGGATTTTAAACCACTTGGTAAAACATCATTTGAAGAAAATGATAAAGTAGAAAtgttaaatattgacaataatttaagCGACGAGCAATTCTTTGATTCAAATGCAATGATAATTTACACATCTGGATCAACCGGTTCCCCTaaag GTGTTTTGTTGACACATCATAATTTAAATGCACAGATCAACTGCTTGAAAACTGCTTGGAATTGGACTAATAAAGACGTTATTCTCCATGCTCTGCCTTTGAATCACATCCACGGTATTGTTAATGCACTTATGTGTCCATTACACTCAGGCGCAAG ATGTGTTATGCTACCAAAGTTTAACGCTACTGATGTGTGGACATGGCTCTTAGCTATAGAACAATACTATGGATACAGAGTAAACATGTTTATGGGTGTACCAACTATGTATGTAAAActtattgaaaattatgaaaaaatgtttgaaaaaaatgatagaATGGTAGAATATGTTAAAGCTGTTTGTTCTCAAAAAATCAG attgatGGTAAGTGGCTCTGCACCATTACCCGATACACTGTTTAGCCGTTGGGAACAGATTACTGGTCATAAATTACTAGAACGATATGGTATGAGTGAAATTGGAATGGCTCTTTCTAATCCTCTAAATGGTGAAAGAAAACcag GTTTTGTAGGCCAACCTTTACCTGGTGTAAATGTCCGAATTGTCAAGGATGACATTATATTACTGGAAGggaacagtaaaaatataaaaattgtcaatTCAGTAAAGTGTGATAGCATTGAAGGTTATAGTGGGGATTTGCAAATAAATGGAAAGAATGTGTTTAAGGAATATTGGCGTAAACCTgaatcaacaaaaaaagaatttactGAAGACGGGTGGTTTAAAACCG gcgACTCCGTGAACTATGTTGatgatagttttaaaatattaggccGAACATCAATAGATATAATCAAAACCGGAGGTTATAAAGTTAGTGCTTTGTTTGTTGAAACTATTAtgttacaaaacaaaattatcaaagACATCGCTGTGGTTGGATTACCAGATAGTACATGGGGACAGCGAATAGGTGCTTTGATTGTAATTGATGAACAACACACAATTAATgttgaacataaaaaattgaaaaaagattTGAAATGTTGGGCTGAAACTGTATTACCACCATATAGTATACCAACAGTAATTAACATTGTTGAAGAAGTGCCAAGGAATGCTTTGGGTAAGGTGGATAAAAAATCATTACTGAAGAAttcttttttaaagtatttggaaatttaa
- the LOC132949449 gene encoding FAD synthase-like, which yields MTIMETTPDSVFNYVFKRIIYFDSNRKDLVIKTLKVIKDEILKTNSCDTFECIVYIDSFGIYCNNENVINQFERFLVSKLPDNTLIYPHYTVNSVNFEDIRRFQTHTHLPLGRCILEAIQVIKESIDKFTLENIFLSFNGGKDCVVLLYLFQAVLEELKFNGRIKAVFFQSDDQFSEEEDYVQSTVNRFNLDLTVIKGELKSGLNDFLKENPQFCASIIGTRQSDTGSTKLQFFQKTDPGWPILVRVQPLLHWNYDNIWSFLRQFSIPYCSLYDKGYTSLGNKSKSHPNPNLKYIDENTGEVKYWPAFLLQDSNSERENRL from the exons ATGACAATAATGGAAACTACACCTGACTCTGTGTTCAACTATGTGTTTAaacgaattatttattttgattccaATCGCAAAGATTTagtcatcaaaactttaaaagtaataaaggatgaaatattgaaaacgaATAGCTGTGATACATTTGAATGTATTGTCTATATAGATTCTTTCGGAATCTATtgtaataatgaaaatgtaatcaATCAGTTTGAACGGTTTTTAGTTAGTAAATTACCAGATAATACACTTATATACCCAcattatacagtaaattcagTAAATTTTGAAGATATTAGGAGGTTTCAAACACATACACATTTACCTCTTGGTCGGTGTATTTTAGAAGCGATACAG gtaattaaagaAAGTATTgacaaatttacattagaaaatatatttttgagttttaatggTGGAAAAGATTGCGTcgttttattatacttgtttcAAGCTGTGCttgaagaattaaaatttaatggacGAATCAAAGctgttttttttcaatcagATGACCAATTTTCTGAAGAAGAAGACTATGTACAATCTACAGTAAACAG GTTTAATTTAGACTTAACAGTAATCAAAGGTGAACTTAAATCTGGCCTTAATGACTTTTTGAAGGAGAATCCTCAGTTTTGTGCGTCTATCATAGGCACAAGACAATCTGATACGGGTTCTACAAAACTTCAGTTCtttcaa aAAACTGATCCAGGCTGGCCTATATTAGTAAGAGTACAGCCTTTATTGCACtggaattatgataatatttggtCATTTTTGAGACAATTCTCTATACCATATTGTAGCTTGTATGATAAAGG atatacaTCTCTTGGTAACAAATCAAAAAGTCACCCTaatccaaatttaaaatatatagatgaaAATACTGGAGAAGTTAAATATTGGCCAGCATTTTTGCTTCAAGATAGCAATTCAGAACGAGAAAATAGATTGTAA
- the LOC132949448 gene encoding tRNA (guanine(37)-N1)-methyltransferase — MNLICRQSLRHYKKEKFIQSNITIMNALLPPDEVRGMTVFKIDKFTKPVTVPVIVINKNYVESANKVLKNYIIKLNNFKPIRSGSNDSECVFYLDPAKFSSCEDLNLTFVSAENLKYVQIEVGYNNWNHDEILKAVLPEKSMLSSYSAIGSIVHVNLKPELLDYKDIIGRVLNDKLKGCKSVVNKIDNINNVYRNFEYEIIYGSSDLKTTVKENKCLFDLDFSEVYWNPRLCTEHERILHKLKSGDVLYDVFAGIGPFSIPAAKLGCIVLANDLNPNSCKWLEINKKKNRIKDELLTIINKDGSKFIQEDLRTHYILWSKKITSETNVHVTMNLPAIAVDFVKYFNNLLEWEEISDHSLPILHVYTFVKTDNNYEEGLKSIMEEYFSNIKDDDIQEIIRVRNVAPNKEMVRITFQMRKDILCKSESIKKRKLNEIKIEHDVKKSKDDS; from the coding sequence ATGAATCTAATTTGTCGTCAATCGCTACGtcattacaaaaaagaaaaatttattcAATCAAACATAACTATTATGAACGCATTATTGCCACCAGATGAAGTACGAGGTATgacagtttttaaaattgataaattcacAAAACCTGTAACTGTTCctgttatagtaataaataaaaattacgtcGAAAGTgctaataaagtattaaaaaactatattattaaactaaacaaCTTCAAGCCAATTCGTAGTGGCTCTAATGATTCTGAATGTGTTTTTTATCTTGATCCAGCCAAATTTTCTTCGTGTGAAGATCTTAATTTAACCTTTGTTTCTgctgaaaatttgaaatatgtacagATTGAGGTAGGTTATAATAATTGGAACCACGATGAAATACTCAAAGCTGTTCTCCCTGAAAAATCCATGTTATCAAGTTATTCAGCAATCGGATCAATTGTACATGTGAATCTCAAACCAGAATTGTTGGATTATAAGGATATTATTGGACGAGTACTTAATGACAAACTTAAGGGGTGTAAAAGTGTTGTGaacaaaattgataatataaataatgtatatagaaacttcgaatatgaaattatttatggtTCATCTGATTTAAAAACCAcagttaaagaaaataaatgctTATTTGACTTAGATTTTTCAGAAGTTTATTGGAATCCAAGATTATGCACCGAACATGAACGTATTTTACATAAACTTAAATCAGGTGATGTTTTGTATGATGTGTTTGCCGGAATAGGACCATTTTCTATACCGGCTGCAAAATTGGGGTGTATAGTTTTAGCTAATGATTTGAATCCTAATAGTTGTAAATggttagaaataaataaaaaaaagaatcgcATTAAAGATGAACTTTTAACAATCATCAATAAAGATGGAAGTAAATTTATTCAAGAAGATTTGAGGACCCATTACATTTTGTGGTCAAAGAAAATCACTTCAGAAACTAATGTACACGTGACAATGAATTTACCAGCAATTGCTGttgattttgttaaatattttaataatttattagaatggGAAGAAATATCTGATCATTCTTTACCAATTTTACATGTTTATACGTTTGTAAAAACTGATAACAATTATGAAGAAGGCTTAAAATCAATAATGGAAGAATACTTTAGTAATATCAAGGATGATGACATCCAAGAAATTATAAGAGTCAGAAATGTAGCACCCAATAAGGAAATGGTTCGAATTACATTTCAAATGAGGAAAGACATATTGTGTAAATctgaaagtattaaaaaaagaaaattaaatgaaattaaaattgaacatgaTGTCAAAAAGAGCAAAGATGattcataa
- the LOC132949445 gene encoding malonate--CoA ligase ACSF3, mitochondrial isoform X2, which produces MNRPIFRLASQWPNNIAVVDKSGEHTYSSIFNSSVTLSKIIEKSLHGEIQERVAILCPNDASYVVAQWASWMSGQIIVPLSPLHPAAMLEYFISDSDAKVILTTAQFEDIVRPLAEKFNQKYLLLEDHITMDFKPLGKTSFEENDKVEMLNIDNNLSDEQFFDSNAMIIYTSGSTGSPKGVLLTHHNLNAQINCLKTAWNWTNKDVILHALPLNHIHGIVNALMCPLHSGARCVMLPKFNATDVWTWLLAIEQYYGYRVNMFMGVPTMYVKLIENYEKMFEKNDRMVEYVKAVCSQKIRLMVSGSAPLPDTLFSRWEQITGHKLLERYGMSEIGMALSNPLNGERKPGFVGQPLPGVNVRIVKDDIILLEGNSKNIKIVNSVKCDSIEGYSGDLQINGKNVFKEYWRKPESTKKEFTEDGWFKTGDSVNYVDDSFKILGRTSIDIIKTGGYKVSALFVETIMLQNKIIKDIAVVGLPDSTWGQRIGALIVIDEQHTINVEHKKLKKDLKCWAETVLPPYSIPTVINIVEEVPRNALGKVDKKSLLKNSFLKYLEI; this is translated from the exons ATGAATCGTCCAATATTtag GTTGGCTTCACAATGGCCAAACAACATTGCAGTTGTAGACAAGTCTGGAGAACACACTTATTCCTCAATATTCAACAGCAGTGTCACATtgtcaaaaataatagaaaaatcttTACATGGAGAAATTCAAGAACGCGTTGCTATCTTATGTCCAAACGATGCGTCTTATGTAGTTGCTCAGTGGGCTTCATGGATGAGTGGGcaaataa TTGTACCTTTAAGTCCACTTCACCCAGCTGCAATGTTAGAATATTTCATAAGCGATAGCGATGCTAAAGTCATATTAACTACTGCTCAGTTTGAGGATATTGTACGTCCTTTAGCTGAAAAATTTAACCAAAAGTATCTTTTACTTGAAGACCATATTACTATGGATTTTAAACCACTTGGTAAAACATCATTTGAAGAAAATGATAAAGTAGAAAtgttaaatattgacaataatttaagCGACGAGCAATTCTTTGATTCAAATGCAATGATAATTTACACATCTGGATCAACCGGTTCCCCTaaag GTGTTTTGTTGACACATCATAATTTAAATGCACAGATCAACTGCTTGAAAACTGCTTGGAATTGGACTAATAAAGACGTTATTCTCCATGCTCTGCCTTTGAATCACATCCACGGTATTGTTAATGCACTTATGTGTCCATTACACTCAGGCGCAAG ATGTGTTATGCTACCAAAGTTTAACGCTACTGATGTGTGGACATGGCTCTTAGCTATAGAACAATACTATGGATACAGAGTAAACATGTTTATGGGTGTACCAACTATGTATGTAAAActtattgaaaattatgaaaaaatgtttgaaaaaaatgatagaATGGTAGAATATGTTAAAGCTGTTTGTTCTCAAAAAATCAG attgatGGTAAGTGGCTCTGCACCATTACCCGATACACTGTTTAGCCGTTGGGAACAGATTACTGGTCATAAATTACTAGAACGATATGGTATGAGTGAAATTGGAATGGCTCTTTCTAATCCTCTAAATGGTGAAAGAAAACcag GTTTTGTAGGCCAACCTTTACCTGGTGTAAATGTCCGAATTGTCAAGGATGACATTATATTACTGGAAGggaacagtaaaaatataaaaattgtcaatTCAGTAAAGTGTGATAGCATTGAAGGTTATAGTGGGGATTTGCAAATAAATGGAAAGAATGTGTTTAAGGAATATTGGCGTAAACCTgaatcaacaaaaaaagaatttactGAAGACGGGTGGTTTAAAACCG gcgACTCCGTGAACTATGTTGatgatagttttaaaatattaggccGAACATCAATAGATATAATCAAAACCGGAGGTTATAAAGTTAGTGCTTTGTTTGTTGAAACTATTAtgttacaaaacaaaattatcaaagACATCGCTGTGGTTGGATTACCAGATAGTACATGGGGACAGCGAATAGGTGCTTTGATTGTAATTGATGAACAACACACAATTAATgttgaacataaaaaattgaaaaaagattTGAAATGTTGGGCTGAAACTGTATTACCACCATATAGTATACCAACAGTAATTAACATTGTTGAAGAAGTGCCAAGGAATGCTTTGGGTAAGGTGGATAAAAAATCATTACTGAAGAAttcttttttaaagtatttggaaatttaa
- the LOC132948908 gene encoding ras-like GTP-binding protein Rho1 — protein sequence MSPIKKKVVIVGDGESGKTCLLRVFFEDIFPEVYVPTVFDYYSTVIEVEGKKVALDLWDTAGQEDYDRLRPLSYGAADVVILCYSIDTPKSLINVIDKWVPEVRYFCKEVPVILVGNKKDLRDSHLQGIDPPQSNQDIGNATEVTVGQTITENDTLTSIDLPGETETVERLPVQAKSDGYSGVIVTRQEKFDVSEIGQNNIIRQVPEKSVVTTENHNMDTPKKTTIRIPEHNVMTTKEIGQSVAEDIKAFAFLECSSKTKEGVRDVFVATVKATRRTSKHSTQCILL from the coding sequence ATGTCTCCTATTAAGAAGAAAGTGGTGATCGTCGGCGACGGCGAGAGTGGTAAGACATGCCTATTGCGCGTGTTTTTTGAGGATATTTTCCCAGAAGTATACGTGCCAACTGTGTTTGACTACTATTCAACCGTGATCGAAGTTGAAGGGAAAAAGGTTGCGCTCGACCTGTGGGACACTGCTGGTCAAGAGGATTACGACAGACTGCGACCACTGTCATATGGGGCCGCCGATGTAGTGATCCTATGCTATTCAATCGATACTCCCAAATCGTTGATTAACGTAATTGATAAATGGGTGCCGGAAGTGCGGTATTTTTGCAAGGAAGTGCCGGTGATATTGGTTGGTAATAAGAAGGACCTCCGCGATAGCCATCTGCAGGGCATTGATCCACCGCAGTCTAACCAGGACATAGGCAACGCAACCGAAGTCACTGTTGGACAAACGATTACTGAAAACGACACGTTGACAAGTATTGATCTGCCGGGCGAGACAGAAACAGTCGAACGGCTGCCGGTACAGGCGAAATCGGATGGCTACAGTGGCGTGATAGTAACAAGACAAGAAAAATTCGACGTATCGGAAATTGgccaaaacaatattatcagaCAAGTACCAGAAAAATCAGTAGTTACTACAGAAAATCACAATATGGACACACCGAAAAAAACTACTATTCGGATACCGGAACATAATGTCATGACTACCAAAGAGATCGGTCAGTCAGTGGCCGAAGATATCAAAGCTTTCGCATTTTTAGAATGTTCTTCGAAGACCAAGGAAGGAGTCCGTGATGTTTTCGTTGCCACAGTGAAGGCGACGAGAAGGACTTCCAAACATAGTACGCAGTGCATTTTactttaa
- the LOC132949443 gene encoding integrator complex subunit 7 yields MPALRSAICETLLGEPDQDANSALIELDKGLRSSRVGEQCEAIVRFPRLIEKYPFPILINSSFLKLADVFRLGNNFLRLWVLRVCQQTEKHIDKILNIDEFVRRIYSVIYSNDPVARGLTLRTLGSVARIIPERGQVHHSIRTSLDSHNAVEVESAIYAAAQFAAQSKSFAVSMCSKISNMIRGISTDVVMKLELIPILKHMHHDTTTATMVRTLCTDLLEKYPAQDFVLVTLKTLNQLALSILVDVPKQIELLLKFLIEDKRPLVCKCAISGLYQIAKEGAHFWSEQTINNLVSFCQSLNVDNSLKADAISVFVPLTKSPAICQFHYSTDSLLIKMCIAESSSLHQSVAGNAVKVLTNIACYCFEEEIMSENDANILKVCIQSYLLSVLSAGQQQFDDIKNLSNEEKILINNILKLDNIDEPMDVDDATPENVDKGSNYLRDGLRSSVMLCKANKSLIPDFVSLVVKPLQQDGFELNPLICEAIAAFGGILPGTLLPFLPVFIKQLTNLNKIKNHESIATKVLLCTVIFQAVAGYEEYDDVKQVINDVIKNTDLWTNYKIGRAAVRYGHFYISSRIFGSLNNRVGSEQMHFWLAALETISTAESQLTSNPSNLLGNLGQSISTYYRAIAALKAASLMLIFQTEYTRLRCELLQCFMRLLSTCNSFCTTPPPAIASAIVQATRDEMQSYGHITNQLRKRAKEFKGCADLYWRLYQSAFDADPNTLYHLQLLQHLCLLMAHNIESVAVPNKCESPVLDSELEKEGSLEIQLIVKCRQELLEIMSTVKEKAITHKHIRSLKKQASLLVTTPMCFPRYFFQTLQSTTITLAVSPQPRVNGEPITVNMGSNFVVKVEGVVQHGTKAKFRKVDGIQLTIMSQLVTRNHDTRPTEGNLMLTQTVKPHKDFFASEFCLSFNQGSQHQVHIEAALIDDTASVWQIGVRNTLTIKCH; encoded by the coding sequence ATGCCGGCTCTTCGGAGTGCCATTTGTGAAACCCTCCTAGGAGAACCTGATCAAGATGCCAATTCTGCTTTAATTGAACTCGACAAAGGCCTACGGTCCAGTCGTGTTGGGGAACAATGCGAGGCCATTGTACGCTTTCCTCGACTAATCGAAAAATACCCTTTTCCGATTCTTATTAATTCGTCGTTCTTGAAACTTGCTGATGTTTTTCGTCTCGGCAATAATTTCCTTCGACTTTGGGTGTTACGAGTATGCCAGCAGACAGAAAAGCAcattgataaaattttaaatattgatgagTTTGTTCGTAGAATTTATAGTGTAATTTACTCCAACGACCCAGTTGCTAGAGGGTTGACTTTACGTACATTGGGCAGCGTTGCACGAATTATACCAGAAAGAGGACAAGTGCACCACAGTATACGTACAAGTTTAGATTCTCACAATGCTGTCGAAGTGGAATCTGCGATTTATGCGGCAGCACAATTTGCAGCCCAATCAAAATCATTTGCTGTAAGTATGTGcagtaaaatttcaaatatgatCAGAGGTATTTCAACTGATGTTGTTATGAAACTTGAACTAATTcctattttaaaacatatgCATCACGACACAACTACTGCGACAATGGTCAGAACACTTTGTACTGATTTGCTAGAGAAATATCCAGCTCAAGATTTTGTTCTTGTTACATTAAAAACTCTCAATCAATTAGCTTTGTCTATTTTAGTTGATGTTCCAAAACAAATAGAATtgcttttgaaatttttgattgAAGATAAACGACCTTTAGTTTGCAAGTGTGCTATATCCGGCCTTTATCAGATTGCCAAAGAAGGTGCACATTTTTGGTCTGAACAAACCATTAACAACTTGGTCAGTTTTTGTCAGAGCTTGAATGTTGACAATAGTTTAAAAGCAGACGCTATAAGTGTATTCGTACCATTAACAAAATCTCCAGCTATATGCCAATTTCATTACAGTACAGACAGTCtacttataaaaatgtgtatagctGAATCGAGTTCATTGCATCAGTCAGTTGCTGGAAATGCTGTTAAGGTATTGACGAACATAGCGTGTTATTGTTTTGAAGAAGAAATTATGTCAGAAAATGATGCCAATATATTGAAGGTTTGCATACAAAGCTATCTTTTGTCTGTACTATCAGCTGGACAACAACAGTTTGATGATATCAAAAATTTAAGCAACGAAGAAAAAAtccttattaataatattttaaaattggataATATTGATGAGCCAATGGATGTTGATGATGCCACTCCTGAAAACGTTGATAAAGGATCAAACTATCTTCGTGATGGTTTACGTTCGTCTGTTATGCTATGCAAGGCAAATAAAAGTTTGATCCCAGATTTTGTTTCACTTGTTGTTAAACCATTGCAACAAGATGGATTTGAACTAAATCCATTAATATGTGAAGCTATTGCTGCTTTTGGTGGTATATTACCTGGTACTTTATTACCATTTCTTCcagtttttataaaacaattgacaaatttaaataaaattaaaaatcatgagtCCATAGCTACAAAAGTTTTGTTATGTACTGTGATTTTCCAAGCTGTGGCTGGCTATGAAGAATATGATGATGTGAAACAAGTTATTAatgatgtaataaaaaataccgATCTATGGACCAATTACAAAATTGGTCGAGCAGCTGTTAGATATGGTCATTTTTACATAAGTTCTAGAATTTTTGGTAGCTTGAATAACCGTGTTGGTTCAGAACAAATGCATTTTTGGTTAGCTGCATTAGAAACCATTAGTACAGCAGAATCTCAACTGACTTCAAATCCTTCAAATTTATTGGGTAACTTAGGTCAATCAATATCTACTTACTACAGAGCAATCGCTGCATTAAAAGCCGCATCATTAATGCTTATATTCCAAACAGAATACACACGTTTGCGTTGTGAACTGCTGCAATGTTTCATGCGCTTATTGTCTACATGCAACAGTTTTTGCACTACTCCGCCGCCAGCTATAGCTTCAGCAATTGTGCAAGCTACTAGAGATGAAATGCAAAGTTACGGTCATATTACAAATCAATTGAGAAAAAGAGCAAAGGAATTTAAGGGATGTGCAGATTTATATTGGAGATTATACCAATCAGCATTTGATGCTGACCCTAATACATTATATCACTTACAGCTTTTACAGCATTTGTGTTTGTTGATGGCTCATAATATTGAATCTGTAGCAGTTCCAAATAAATGTGAGAGTCCTGTCTTAGATTCTGAATTGGAAAAAGAAGGCTCTTTAGAGATACAATTGATTGTCAAATGTAGACAAGAGCTCTTAGAAATAATGAGTACAGTAAAAGAAAAAGCAATTACTCATAAACATATACGATCCCTCAAAAAACAAGCTTCCCTCTTAGTAACTACACCAATGTGTTTTCCACgttattttttccaaactttacAATCTACTACAATAACATTGGCTGTATCACCTCAGCCTAGAGTTAATGGTGAACCAATTACAGTAAATATGGGGagtaattttgtagttaaagtGGAAGGAGTTGTACAACATGGAACCAAAGCTAAATTCCGTAAAGTTGATGGAATTCAACTAACAATTATGTCACAATTAGTGACTAGAAATCACGATACTAGACCAACTGAAGGAAATTTGATGTTAACACAAACAGTAAAACCACATAAGGACTTCTTTGCTTCAGAATTTTGTCTGAGTTTCAACCAAGGAAGTCAACATCAAGTACACATTGAAGCAGCTCTTATTGATGATACTGCATCTGTTTGGCAAATTGGAGTGCGCAACacattaactataaaatgtcattaa